The genomic segment CTGGTGTTGGTGGTACAGCAATGCCAAGCTGGAAAGGTACAATCACTGACGAGCAAATCTGGGCTGTTTCTCACTATGTAAAATCTCTAATGGATCTTAAAGATTCTCCTGAGAGAAAAGAATTTATGGAGAGTATTAAGTAAAATGACTGCATACGTAGGATACAAACGAAATGGAAACCTTTTTGAAAAGCTTGTGACAAACAAGCTTTTCTGGTTTTTATTTATTGCTTTTACATTTTCGTATCCTATCTACAGATCAGTTTACCGTGAACTTCCACCACCGTTACCTGTTATTAAAAAAGTTCCGGACTTTTCACTTGTAAATGATTTCAAAAAGCCAGTTACAAATAAAGATCTTCTTGGAAAAGTTTATATTGCAAATTTTATTTTCACGACTTGTCCTTCTTCTTGCTTAAGACTTACTGCCGAAATGGAAAAAGTCCAGAAAAGAGTAAGAGGTCTAGGTCAAAATGTAGCTCTTGTCTCTTTTACTGTTGACCCATTAACGGACACACCAGAGGTTCTTTATAAGTATGCACGTAAGAAAAATGCTAACCCATTTGTATGGAGCTTTTTAACAGGAGATAAGGAAGAATTGAAAAAACTTGTTATCGATGGCTTCAATGTCCCAATGGGAGACAAAGAAGCTGTAGATGCAGTTGTTGATAGAGAAACAGTAACAATGTTCGATATTGCTCATACTGAAAAATTTGTGCTTGTTGATCACCATGGGGATATTCGTGGTTATTACGATTCAACGAGTGACGATATTAATAAGATGATGATCGATATAGGTTTATTAATTAACAGAAAAAATTAGTTTAATACTTAGGAGAAGACGATGTCAGAATCTACACATCACAGTCACAAAAAGTTATACATTGCAATTTTCTTTGCTCTTGCTTTCTTAACTGGAGTTGAGCTTGTAATTCCTGGTCTACCAAATGTAGCAAAGATTCTTAAGGACACTGCCCTTATAGCTCTTGCTCTTGGAAAAGCATTCTTAGTTGCTTACTTCTTTATGCATTTAAATGAAGAGAAAGGTTGGCTAAAGTTTATCGCTGCAATTCCTATTTCTGCGGGACTTTATGCGGTAGTATTAATTTTAGAATCAATGTT from the Bacteriovorax sp. Seq25_V genome contains:
- a CDS encoding SCO family protein; the protein is MTAYVGYKRNGNLFEKLVTNKLFWFLFIAFTFSYPIYRSVYRELPPPLPVIKKVPDFSLVNDFKKPVTNKDLLGKVYIANFIFTTCPSSCLRLTAEMEKVQKRVRGLGQNVALVSFTVDPLTDTPEVLYKYARKKNANPFVWSFLTGDKEELKKLVIDGFNVPMGDKEAVDAVVDRETVTMFDIAHTEKFVLVDHHGDIRGYYDSTSDDINKMMIDIGLLINRKN
- a CDS encoding cytochrome C oxidase subunit IV family protein, producing the protein MSESTHHSHKKLYIAIFFALAFLTGVELVIPGLPNVAKILKDTALIALALGKAFLVAYFFMHLNEEKGWLKFIAAIPISAGLYAVVLILESMFR